A single region of the Blastocatellia bacterium genome encodes:
- a CDS encoding IS1595 family transposase yields MRLRERLYAKIAQEFGDACGEVEMDEAYFGGRRRGKRGRGAQGKIPVFGILERGGKVRLELLPDGSRESLLTLAVAKVKRGSLVYTDQFKGYDGLVSYGFRHERINKNIRFANGRVYLNGIEGFWSFAKERLAKLHGVGQHHFILYLKELEFRYNHRQILDQAIYQALKGGIK; encoded by the coding sequence ATGCGGCTTCGGGAACGGTTGTACGCAAAGATTGCGCAGGAGTTCGGTGACGCCTGTGGGGAAGTGGAGATGGACGAGGCGTACTTTGGGGGTAGACGCCGTGGCAAACGTGGACGTGGGGCTCAAGGAAAGATTCCGGTGTTTGGGATCCTCGAGCGGGGAGGGAAGGTTCGCCTGGAACTCCTTCCCGATGGGAGCCGAGAAAGCCTTCTCACCTTGGCGGTTGCCAAGGTTAAGCGAGGGAGCTTGGTCTATACCGATCAGTTCAAGGGCTATGACGGGCTTGTGAGCTATGGGTTTCGCCACGAACGGATCAACAAGAATATCCGTTTCGCCAACGGGCGGGTGTACCTCAACGGGATTGAGGGCTTCTGGTCCTTCGCTAAAGAACGACTGGCGAAGCTCCACGGAGTGGGCCAACACCATTTCATCCTCTACCTCAAAGAGCTCGAGTTTCGCTACAATCACCGCCAAATCCTTGATCAAGCAATCTATCAAGCACTCAAAGGTGGAATAAAATGA